One Oryza brachyantha chromosome 3, ObraRS2, whole genome shotgun sequence DNA segment encodes these proteins:
- the LOC107303961 gene encoding UDP-glucuronate 4-epimerase 3-like — protein MAPQLAGAPGSAGAAGGGAAAVKPQFHHFHHHRLATRHHHHPPSPSSLLSKLAFWSVCSLSLLLAFLLLSPSAAPAPRVAPDSPRRSLHASSPSAATWGGAAWEKKVRASARVRRANGRGLSVLVTGAAGFVGCHAAAALRRRGDGVLGLDNFNDYYDPALKRGRAALLARSGVYVVDGDIADAELLAKLFDVVPFTHVLHLAAQAGVRHALVDPMSYVRANVAGLVALLEAARMADPQPAIVWASSSSVYGLNSHVPFSEHDRTDRPASLYAATKKAGEEIAHVYNHIYGLSLTALRFFTVYGPWGRPDMAYFFFTRDILAGRPITVYESAGGGAHQTTISRDFTYIDDIVKGCIGALDTAGRSTGSGGKKRGPAPFRTYNLGNTSPVPVTQLVDLLEKLLKVKAVRRIVKMPRNGDVPYTHANISLAQRELGYRPSTDLQTGLKKFVRWYLEYYMPGLADKQKQHGSSNGKASRGRSGSTSSAR, from the coding sequence ATGGCGCCGCAGCTGGCCGGCGCGCCCGGgtcggcgggggcggcgggcggcggcgcggcggccgtgaAGCCGCAGTTCCACCActtccaccaccaccgcctcgccacgcgccaccaccaccaccccccctcgccgtcgtcgctcctCTCCAAGCTCGCCTTCTGGTCGGTCTGCTCCCTCTCGCTCCTCCTCgcgttcctcctcctctccccctccgcgGCCCCCGCCCCGCGCGTGGCGCCCGActcgccccgccgctcgctccacgcgtcctccccctccgccgccacctggGGCGGCGCAGCCTGGGAGAAGAAGGTGCGGGCCTCCGCGCGCGTCAGGAGGGCCAACGGGCGGGGGCTCTCCGTCCTCGTCACGGGCGCCGCGGGCTTCGTCGGCTGCCACGCGGCCGCGGccctccggcgccgcggcgacggcgtgcttGGGCTGGACAACTTCAACGATTACTACGACCCCGCCCTCAAGCGGGGCCGCGCCGCGCTCCTCGCTCGCTCCGGTGTCtacgtcgtcgacggcgacatCGCGGACGCCGAGCTCCTCGCCAAGCTGTTCGACGTCGTGCCATTCACTCACGtcctccacctcgccgcgcAGGCGGGCGTGCGGCACGCGCTCGTTGACCCGATGTCCTACGTGCGCGCCAACGTCGCCGGGCTTGTGGCGCTGCTCGAGGCGGCGCGCATGGCAGATCCCCAGCCGGCGATCGTCTGGGCATCGTCGTCTTCAGTGTACGGCCTCAACTCCCATGTGCCTTTCTCCGAACATGACAGGACGGACCGACCTGCGTCTCTGTATGCAGCGACTAAGAAGGCCGGCGAGGAGATCGCTCATGTCTACAACCACATCTATGGGCTCTCGCTCACGGCGCTACGATTCTTCACTGTGTATGGACCGTGGGGGCGCCCCGACATGGCGTACTTTTTCTTCACCCGGGACATTCTTGCTGGCCGGCCAATCACCGTGTATGAAAGTGCAGGTGGAGGCGCGCACCAGACCACCATTTCCCGGGATTTCACCTACATTGATGACATTGTGAAGGGGTGTATTGGGGCATTGGATACAGCAGGGCGTAGCACAGGCAGTGGAGGCAAGAAGAGAGGGCCGGCACCATTCAGGACATACAACTTGGGGAACACATCTCCCGTGCCAGTGACGCAGCTGGTGGATTTACTGGAGAAGCTGCTCAAGGTGAAAGCTGTGAGGAGGATTGTCAAGATGCCAAGGAATGGTGATGTGCCATACACACATGCTAACATCAGCCTTGCTCAGCGGGAGCTTGGGTACCGACCATCAACTGATCTTCAAACAGGCCTTAAGAAGTTTGTCCGGTGGTATCTTGAGTACTACATGCCTGGGCTTGCTgataagcagaagcagcatGGCAGTAGCAATGGCAAGGCTTCACGTGGTCGGAGTGGCAGCACAAGCAGCGCAAGATGA